Proteins encoded in a region of the Nonomuraea helvata genome:
- a CDS encoding ABC transporter permease — MSSAAVSTPARLRLPRWVAPVGVSVLFVAAYLVFRGTATLPHDKEAPQFLAVTDLREWIDDHRNDNPLFLYFLNYIRLFVGRLYDLFEVVLNALGWPGITGVLGALAWLAGGRRIALLAVAGVSAFGVLGLWQSSVDTLALVAVSVLLSLAIGIPLGVWAGLSGRVRRLITPALDVMQIMPTFAYLAPLALFFHIGAPAGAIATMIYSIPPAIRITALAVSEVSPTAVEASTSLGATRTQTLFKVYLPLARCTIALAVNQTIMMALSMVVIANLISAPGLGGDIIRGLSRAQVGIMLPAGVAVVIMAVLLDRMTMAVARRGPHSRIGKLDLAAAGVLAAAGLALIPVLPRTWPDGLTVNFVSEVNAAVLWAEDNWFAVTTFIKDLTTAALLNPLETLLTSAPWWLVALAVLTVAWWVSGVRPALTALGCLLAIALLGVWEHTMQTLTTVVVAVLVTLAVGLLLGVAAARSPRYSAVQRPVLDAAQTMPAFVYLLPALALFETTRFTAIFASVIYAVPPVVRLVEDGIKGVPATVVEAAVSAGSTPGQLLWKVQLPMARRGILLAANQGIVMTLAMVVVGGLVGAGALGYDVVTGFSQRTDFGMGFVAGIATVLLGVMLDRITQGADRRPSPRKRKFTS; from the coding sequence ATGAGCTCGGCGGCGGTCAGCACGCCGGCCAGGCTCCGGCTGCCCCGGTGGGTGGCGCCTGTCGGCGTGTCGGTCCTGTTCGTGGCCGCGTACCTCGTCTTCCGCGGCACGGCCACGCTGCCGCACGACAAGGAGGCGCCGCAGTTCCTGGCCGTCACCGACCTGCGCGAGTGGATCGACGACCACCGCAACGACAACCCGCTCTTCCTGTACTTCCTCAACTACATCCGGCTCTTCGTGGGCCGGCTCTACGACCTGTTCGAGGTCGTGCTGAACGCGCTCGGCTGGCCCGGCATCACCGGCGTGCTCGGCGCGCTGGCGTGGCTGGCGGGCGGCCGGAGGATCGCGCTGCTCGCGGTCGCGGGCGTGAGCGCGTTCGGCGTCCTCGGGCTCTGGCAGTCGAGCGTCGACACGCTGGCCCTGGTCGCGGTCTCCGTGCTGCTGTCGCTGGCGATCGGGATCCCGCTGGGCGTCTGGGCCGGGCTCTCCGGCCGCGTGCGGCGGTTGATCACACCGGCGCTGGACGTCATGCAGATCATGCCGACGTTCGCGTACCTGGCGCCGCTCGCGCTCTTCTTCCACATCGGCGCGCCGGCCGGGGCCATCGCGACGATGATCTACTCGATCCCGCCCGCCATCCGCATCACCGCGCTGGCCGTCTCGGAGGTCTCCCCCACGGCGGTCGAGGCGTCCACGTCACTGGGCGCAACACGTACGCAGACGCTGTTCAAGGTCTACCTGCCGCTGGCCAGGTGCACGATCGCGCTCGCCGTCAACCAGACGATCATGATGGCCCTGTCCATGGTCGTCATCGCGAACCTCATCTCGGCCCCCGGCCTCGGTGGCGACATCATTCGCGGCCTGTCACGGGCGCAGGTCGGCATCATGCTCCCGGCCGGCGTGGCCGTCGTGATCATGGCGGTGCTGCTGGACCGGATGACGATGGCGGTCGCCAGACGAGGACCGCATTCGAGGATCGGCAAGCTGGATCTCGCCGCCGCCGGCGTGCTCGCGGCGGCCGGGCTCGCGCTCATCCCCGTGCTCCCCCGGACGTGGCCGGACGGCCTCACGGTCAACTTCGTGTCCGAGGTGAACGCCGCCGTCCTCTGGGCCGAGGACAACTGGTTCGCGGTGACCACGTTCATCAAGGACCTCACCACCGCTGCCCTGCTCAACCCCCTGGAGACGCTGCTCACCTCGGCCCCGTGGTGGCTGGTCGCCCTGGCGGTGCTGACCGTCGCCTGGTGGGTGAGCGGCGTGCGCCCGGCGCTGACGGCGCTGGGCTGCCTGCTGGCCATCGCGCTGCTCGGCGTCTGGGAGCACACCATGCAGACGCTGACCACGGTGGTCGTCGCCGTGCTGGTCACGCTGGCCGTCGGCCTGCTGCTCGGGGTGGCCGCGGCCCGCTCGCCGCGCTACTCGGCCGTGCAGCGGCCCGTGCTCGACGCCGCCCAGACCATGCCGGCGTTCGTCTACCTGCTGCCGGCGCTGGCGCTGTTCGAGACCACCAGGTTCACCGCGATCTTCGCCTCCGTCATCTACGCGGTGCCGCCGGTGGTGCGCCTGGTCGAGGACGGCATCAAGGGCGTGCCCGCCACGGTCGTCGAAGCGGCCGTCTCGGCGGGCTCGACGCCCGGCCAGCTCCTGTGGAAGGTGCAGCTGCCCATGGCCAGGCGGGGCATCCTGCTCGCCGCCAACCAGGGCATCGTCATGACGCTGGCCATGGTCGTCGTCGGCGGTCTGGTCGGGGCCGGGGCCCTCGGCTACGACGTGGTCACCGGGTTCTCCCAGCGGACCGACTTCGGCATGGGCTTCGTGGCCGGCATCGCGACCGTGCTGCTCGGAGTCATGCTCGACCGCATCACGCAGGGCGCCGACAGGCGTCCTTCCCCCCGAAAGAGGAAGTTCACATCATGA
- the betA gene encoding choline dehydrogenase, whose product MRFDYVIVGGGSAGCALANRLSADPSVSVLVLEAGRPDHLWDVFIHMPAALMFPIGSRFYDWRYESEPEPYMEGRRIYHARGKVLGGSSSINGMIFQRGNPLDYERWAADPGMRHWDYAHCLPYFKKMENCLADPGTPFRGGDGPLKLERGPAQGPLFEAFFEAVQQAGHRLTDDVNGHRQEGFAAFDRNIHRGRRLSAARAYLHPVRGRRNLTVRTRAFVEKVLFEGTRAVGVLCGGKRVEAGEVILCGGAINTPQLLQLSGVGPRALLEGVGVRVVHDLPGVGENLQDHLEVYVQHACRQPVSQQSSLALWRRPFIGARWLFLRGGPGATNHFEAGGFIRSNDDVAYPNLMFHFLPIAVRYDGSAPAGGHGYQVHIGPMYSDARGSVRIRSADPREKPALRFNYLSTDQDRREWVEAVRHARAILSQPAWSDLDGGEISPGPGVRTDEEILAWVARDGETALHPSCTCRMGTDDRSVVDPGTMRVHGLDGLRVVDASVMPYVTNGNIYAPVMMLAEKSADLILGNTPLPPEPVEFHRHQ is encoded by the coding sequence TTGAGGTTCGACTACGTCATCGTCGGCGGCGGCAGCGCGGGCTGCGCGCTGGCCAACCGGCTGAGCGCCGACCCCTCGGTGTCAGTCCTGGTGCTGGAGGCCGGCCGGCCCGACCACCTGTGGGACGTGTTCATCCACATGCCCGCCGCGCTGATGTTCCCCATCGGCAGCCGCTTCTACGACTGGCGGTACGAGTCGGAGCCGGAGCCGTACATGGAGGGGCGGCGGATCTACCACGCCCGTGGCAAGGTGCTGGGCGGCTCCAGCAGCATCAACGGCATGATCTTCCAGCGCGGCAACCCGCTCGACTACGAGCGCTGGGCGGCCGATCCCGGCATGAGGCACTGGGACTACGCCCACTGCCTGCCGTACTTCAAGAAGATGGAGAACTGCCTGGCCGACCCGGGCACGCCCTTCCGCGGCGGCGACGGCCCGCTGAAGCTCGAACGCGGCCCGGCGCAGGGGCCGCTGTTCGAGGCCTTCTTCGAGGCGGTCCAGCAGGCCGGCCACCGGCTCACCGACGACGTGAACGGCCACCGACAGGAGGGATTCGCGGCCTTCGACCGCAACATCCACCGCGGCCGCCGCCTCAGCGCCGCCCGCGCGTACCTGCATCCGGTACGCGGCCGGCGCAACCTCACGGTCAGGACCCGCGCCTTCGTCGAGAAGGTCCTCTTCGAGGGCACGCGAGCCGTCGGCGTGCTCTGCGGCGGGAAGCGCGTGGAGGCCGGCGAGGTCATCCTGTGCGGCGGCGCGATCAACACCCCCCAGCTCCTGCAGCTGTCGGGTGTCGGCCCCAGGGCGCTCCTGGAGGGGGTGGGCGTGCGCGTGGTCCACGACCTCCCGGGCGTCGGGGAGAACCTGCAGGACCACCTCGAGGTGTACGTCCAGCACGCCTGCAGGCAGCCGGTCTCCCAGCAGTCGTCCCTGGCCCTGTGGCGCAGGCCCTTCATCGGCGCCCGCTGGCTCTTCCTCAGGGGCGGCCCCGGGGCCACGAACCACTTCGAGGCGGGCGGCTTCATCCGGTCGAACGACGACGTGGCGTACCCGAACCTGATGTTCCACTTCCTGCCGATCGCGGTCCGCTACGACGGCTCGGCCCCGGCCGGCGGCCACGGCTACCAGGTGCACATCGGCCCGATGTACTCCGACGCCCGGGGCTCGGTCCGCATCAGGTCGGCCGACCCCCGCGAGAAGCCGGCCCTGCGCTTCAACTACCTCTCCACCGACCAGGACCGCCGGGAGTGGGTGGAGGCCGTCAGGCACGCCCGGGCGATCCTGTCCCAGCCCGCCTGGTCGGACCTGGACGGCGGCGAGATCTCTCCCGGGCCAGGCGTGCGGACGGACGAGGAGATCCTCGCGTGGGTGGCCAGGGACGGCGAAACCGCCCTCCACCCCTCCTGCACCTGCAGGATGGGCACGGACGACAGGTCCGTCGTGGACCCCGGCACCATGCGGGTCCACGGCCTGGACGGGCTGCGCGTCGTGGACGCCTCGGTGATGCCGTACGTCACGAACGGCAACATCTACGCCCCGGTCATGATGCTCGCCGAGAAGTCCGCCGACCTCATCCTCGGCAACACACCTCTGCCCCCCGAGCCGGTGGAGTTCCACCGGCATCAGTGA
- a CDS encoding ABC transporter substrate-binding protein has translation MLRTNKLVGPLVAALLLAAACSGEEPAATAGAKGTVTIDIHGWVGYEAQAAVLAYLLEHELGYKVHKRAMKEGDSWKDFETGKVDVIVESWGHNDLKKTYIEQKKVALSAGLTGNKGVIGWYVPEWMVKKYPDITDYRNLNKYAGLFRTEKTGNLGQVLDGDPTFVTNDEALVKNLGLKYKVVYSGSEAALIKAAEFATKNRTPLLMYFYEPQWLFTKVKLAKVALPPYAVGCDDDAKKVACDYPPYLLDKIVSRRFAQTGGKAYDLVRNFTWTNDDQNAVAGDMINEKMTAEQAAERWVQENKIIWKDWIPR, from the coding sequence ATGTTGCGAACGAACAAGCTCGTCGGGCCCCTGGTCGCGGCCCTGCTCCTGGCGGCCGCCTGTTCCGGCGAGGAGCCCGCCGCCACCGCCGGGGCCAAGGGCACCGTCACCATCGACATCCACGGCTGGGTCGGGTACGAGGCCCAGGCCGCCGTGCTGGCGTACCTGCTCGAGCACGAGCTGGGCTACAAGGTGCACAAGCGCGCCATGAAGGAGGGCGATTCCTGGAAGGATTTCGAGACCGGCAAGGTCGATGTGATCGTCGAGAGCTGGGGTCACAACGACCTGAAAAAGACGTACATCGAGCAGAAGAAGGTGGCGCTGTCGGCCGGGCTCACCGGGAACAAAGGCGTGATCGGGTGGTATGTCCCTGAGTGGATGGTCAAGAAATATCCCGACATTACGGACTACCGAAACCTCAATAAATACGCCGGCCTCTTCCGGACCGAAAAAACCGGAAATCTCGGACAAGTCCTCGACGGGGATCCGACCTTCGTGACGAACGACGAGGCTCTCGTCAAGAACCTCGGCCTCAAATACAAGGTCGTCTACTCGGGCAGCGAGGCCGCGTTGATCAAAGCGGCCGAGTTCGCGACCAAGAACCGGACACCGCTGCTGATGTATTTCTACGAGCCGCAATGGCTCTTCACCAAGGTCAAACTGGCCAAGGTCGCGCTGCCGCCCTATGCCGTGGGCTGCGACGACGACGCGAAGAAGGTCGCCTGCGACTACCCGCCGTACCTGCTCGACAAGATCGTCAGCCGGCGGTTCGCGCAGACCGGCGGCAAGGCGTACGACCTGGTCCGCAACTTCACCTGGACCAACGACGACCAGAACGCGGTGGCCGGCGACATGATCAACGAGAAGATGACCGCCGAGCAGGCGGCGGAGCGGTGGGTGCAGGAGAACAAGATCATCTGGAAGGACTGGATCCCCCGTTGA
- a CDS encoding ABC transporter substrate-binding protein — protein sequence MKIRLLAGLLAVGLGAAACGGAKVETSPSSSAAPQAGSSAPAGTVKIAINPWVGYEASANVVAYLLKNELHYNVELPEIKEQLAWEGFETGDVDVIIENWGHPDLKKKFIEEKKVAAEAGSTGNKGVIGWYIPKWMADEHPDITDYKNLNKYAGLFKTSESGDKGQLLFGDPSYVSNEEALIKNLKLNFKVVVGGSEAALIKGAQQAQEQKKPLLFYFWDPHWLFSKTQLVRVKLPAYTEGCDADPKKVACDYPEMDLDKIVSKKFADTGGKAYELVKNFTWTNEDQNSVADDMTNNGMTGEQAAKKWVEANTAKWQAWIPK from the coding sequence ATGAAGATTCGCCTGCTCGCAGGCCTCCTCGCAGTTGGGCTCGGCGCCGCGGCCTGCGGCGGGGCCAAGGTCGAGACCTCTCCCAGCTCCTCCGCCGCACCGCAGGCCGGCTCCAGCGCCCCCGCGGGGACCGTGAAGATCGCCATCAACCCCTGGGTCGGGTACGAGGCCAGCGCGAACGTCGTGGCGTACCTGCTGAAGAACGAGCTGCACTACAACGTGGAACTGCCCGAGATCAAGGAGCAGCTCGCCTGGGAGGGCTTCGAGACCGGCGACGTCGACGTCATCATCGAGAACTGGGGACACCCGGACCTGAAGAAGAAGTTCATCGAGGAGAAGAAGGTCGCCGCCGAGGCGGGCTCCACCGGCAACAAGGGCGTCATCGGCTGGTACATCCCCAAGTGGATGGCCGACGAGCACCCCGACATCACCGACTACAAGAACCTGAACAAGTACGCCGGACTGTTCAAGACCTCCGAGTCGGGAGACAAGGGCCAGCTGCTCTTCGGCGACCCGTCGTACGTCAGCAACGAGGAAGCCCTGATCAAGAACCTCAAGCTGAACTTCAAGGTCGTCGTGGGCGGCAGCGAGGCGGCCCTGATCAAGGGCGCCCAGCAGGCGCAGGAGCAGAAGAAGCCGCTGCTGTTCTACTTCTGGGACCCGCACTGGCTGTTCAGCAAGACCCAGCTGGTCCGGGTGAAGCTGCCCGCCTACACCGAGGGCTGCGACGCCGACCCGAAGAAGGTCGCCTGCGACTACCCGGAGATGGACCTCGACAAGATCGTCAGCAAGAAGTTCGCCGACACCGGCGGCAAGGCGTACGAGCTGGTCAAGAACTTCACCTGGACCAACGAGGACCAGAACTCCGTCGCCGACGACATGACCAACAACGGCATGACCGGCGAGCAGGCCGCGAAGAAGTGGGTCGAGGCCAACACCGCCAAGTGGCAGGCCTGGATCCCCAAGTGA